The proteins below come from a single Chitinophaga pinensis DSM 2588 genomic window:
- a CDS encoding TonB-dependent receptor has product MKITTVLLFFSLLQANASVFAQKMTLHERDISLKQFFVEVNKQTGYNVVWSAKMIKDLPRFNADFDNTPLETALKEVLKNTPLNYTIQDKNISIGMAHEGGAVKKNNIEAADADITVTGNVTDSKGQTMPGVTVTVADNPKIGTVTDANGNFVLTVKEGTVLRISYVGFVSQIFTVTSTNKALKVVLQDDIRRAEEVVITAFGKKERKEAVVGSVTSVRPADLKIPASNLTMALGGQAAGIIAYQPTGQPGQDNAQFFIRGVTTFGYKVDPLILIDNIELSTNDLARLNVDDIASFSILKDASATALYGARGANGVILVNTKEGKMGKLAINVRLENAISQNTQSLRIADPVTYMKLFNEGTLTRDPTQPLPFNQDKINNTINTINKAPGYNPYVYPAVDWLSVLLKKRTSTQRGNMSISGGSPLARYYVAGSYNLDHGNLAEDRNNNNNNNIKFQNYQLRSNVNLNLTKTTEIILRFSGTFSSYQGPLTTDGSFNSDIYNLALHTSPVLFPAYFPADSANLTTQHILFGAPQGTFNSIPFNNPYALLLRGHKTSSESRVLAQLELNQKFDFLTKGLHFHGLFETNRYAYFDANLGYKPFYYNVASYDRAKNSYSLSWLNQNPGDAIEYLEYFPGGSTINTNVYIQGNLDYSRQFKDHNVSGTLVLTRQQVVYSNASKLVDALPHRNMGLAGRAAYNYKGKYFAEFNFGYNGSERFSEEHRFGFFPTIGGGWIVSEEKFFQPLHNIFDRLKVRGSYGLVGNDAISDRRFFYSSNVNLAGGGGAEFGINRGYSRPGVAINNYPDPEVTWETSKQLNLALELTTLRNLNITAEYYNYNRYNILQKRSYIPTTNGLEADIYANLGKARSKGIDLSADYRSQLGKNLLVSGRGNFTLATSKYTYYEEPDYPEPWRRTVGHPIRSGYGYIAERLFVDDAEAQSSPSQIFSSTGKAPRGGDIKYYDLNGDGVINERDQTFVGYPMVPEIIYGGGFSIQYKSWDLSAFFQGQARVSFFIDPKRVSPFVQSPDSYVYGNTQLLKQFADSHWSEDNQDIYALYPRLGINRNDIENNLQPSTWWLRDGSYLRLKSAEIGYSLPAPVIKRLGIQKCRIYLNGMNLLTWSSFKLWDPELGGSGFAYPIQKVFNAGLNVNL; this is encoded by the coding sequence ATGAAGATCACTACAGTACTGCTCTTCTTCTCTCTGTTACAAGCGAACGCCTCGGTGTTCGCACAAAAAATGACACTGCACGAAAGAGATATTTCTCTGAAACAGTTTTTCGTGGAAGTGAATAAACAAACCGGATACAATGTGGTATGGTCGGCAAAGATGATCAAAGATCTGCCACGATTTAATGCCGATTTTGATAACACACCACTGGAAACAGCACTGAAAGAGGTATTGAAAAATACGCCGCTGAATTACACGATCCAGGATAAGAATATCAGTATCGGGATGGCGCATGAAGGCGGTGCTGTTAAAAAGAATAATATCGAGGCAGCCGATGCTGACATTACCGTAACGGGTAATGTCACTGATTCCAAAGGACAGACCATGCCTGGCGTGACTGTTACTGTTGCTGATAATCCTAAAATAGGTACCGTTACAGATGCCAACGGCAACTTCGTGCTGACTGTAAAGGAAGGCACAGTCTTGAGAATTTCCTATGTTGGTTTTGTCAGTCAGATCTTTACGGTTACCAGTACTAATAAAGCACTGAAAGTTGTTTTGCAGGATGATATCAGGCGTGCGGAAGAAGTGGTGATCACGGCTTTTGGTAAGAAGGAACGTAAAGAGGCGGTTGTAGGATCGGTGACTTCTGTAAGACCGGCTGATCTGAAGATTCCTGCGAGTAACCTGACAATGGCCTTAGGCGGACAAGCCGCTGGTATTATCGCTTATCAGCCTACCGGACAACCCGGTCAGGATAACGCCCAGTTCTTTATCCGTGGTGTGACCACATTTGGCTATAAGGTAGACCCGCTGATATTGATCGATAACATTGAACTCAGCACAAATGACCTGGCCCGGTTGAACGTGGATGATATCGCCAGCTTCTCTATCCTGAAAGATGCCAGTGCTACCGCTCTATATGGTGCACGTGGTGCAAACGGGGTGATCCTGGTGAATACCAAGGAAGGTAAGATGGGTAAACTCGCCATCAACGTAAGGCTGGAAAATGCGATTTCCCAGAATACCCAATCCCTCAGGATCGCCGATCCTGTTACCTATATGAAGCTGTTCAACGAAGGTACACTGACCCGTGATCCGACGCAGCCACTCCCTTTTAACCAGGATAAGATCAACAACACGATCAACACTATTAATAAAGCCCCGGGTTATAATCCATATGTATATCCTGCTGTTGACTGGCTAAGTGTACTGCTCAAGAAACGTACAAGTACCCAACGCGGGAATATGAGTATCAGTGGTGGTAGTCCGCTGGCAAGATACTATGTGGCAGGCTCTTATAACCTGGATCATGGTAACCTCGCAGAGGACAGGAACAACAACAATAACAACAATATCAAATTTCAGAACTACCAGTTACGTTCCAATGTCAATCTGAACCTTACCAAAACAACGGAGATAATATTACGATTCAGCGGTACCTTTAGTTCCTATCAGGGACCATTGACAACAGATGGTTCATTTAACTCGGATATCTACAACCTGGCTTTACATACCAGTCCTGTTTTATTCCCTGCTTATTTCCCGGCAGATTCCGCAAACCTTACAACGCAACATATTCTTTTTGGCGCACCACAGGGTACTTTTAACAGTATCCCTTTTAACAATCCTTATGCGCTGCTACTGAGAGGGCACAAAACCTCTTCTGAATCCCGTGTATTAGCACAGCTGGAACTGAACCAGAAGTTTGATTTTTTGACGAAAGGACTACATTTTCATGGTTTGTTCGAGACCAACAGGTATGCTTATTTTGATGCTAATCTGGGGTACAAGCCTTTCTACTATAATGTCGCTTCCTATGACAGGGCTAAGAACAGCTATTCCCTTAGCTGGCTGAATCAGAATCCGGGAGATGCGATCGAGTACCTGGAATATTTTCCTGGCGGCTCAACAATCAATACGAATGTATACATACAGGGTAACCTCGATTATAGCAGACAGTTCAAAGATCACAATGTGTCTGGTACACTCGTATTAACCAGACAACAGGTCGTTTATTCCAATGCGAGCAAACTGGTGGATGCATTACCACACAGAAACATGGGATTGGCAGGTCGTGCCGCCTATAACTATAAAGGAAAGTATTTCGCAGAATTTAACTTCGGCTATAACGGTTCAGAAAGATTTTCTGAAGAACACCGCTTTGGGTTTTTCCCAACAATCGGTGGTGGCTGGATCGTGTCAGAAGAGAAATTCTTCCAACCATTACATAATATTTTTGACAGGTTAAAAGTCCGGGGAAGCTATGGCCTGGTAGGTAACGACGCAATCAGCGACAGAAGGTTCTTCTACAGTTCCAATGTCAACCTTGCTGGAGGAGGTGGAGCTGAATTCGGTATCAACCGTGGCTATAGCCGACCTGGCGTTGCCATTAACAACTATCCCGATCCTGAAGTGACCTGGGAAACATCTAAACAACTGAACCTCGCGCTGGAGCTTACAACACTTCGAAACCTGAACATTACAGCGGAATATTACAACTACAACCGCTATAACATTTTGCAGAAGCGCTCTTATATTCCAACTACCAACGGACTGGAAGCAGATATATATGCCAACCTGGGTAAGGCCCGCTCAAAAGGGATTGACCTTTCTGCGGATTACAGAAGTCAGCTGGGGAAAAACCTGCTGGTATCCGGTCGGGGTAACTTTACATTGGCTACCAGTAAATACACTTACTATGAAGAACCGGATTATCCGGAGCCATGGCGCCGTACTGTTGGTCACCCGATCCGTTCAGGTTATGGTTATATTGCTGAACGCCTTTTCGTAGACGATGCAGAAGCGCAGAGTTCCCCTTCGCAGATCTTTTCTTCTACCGGTAAAGCGCCAAGAGGAGGTGACATTAAATACTATGATCTCAACGGAGATGGCGTAATCAATGAGCGGGATCAGACTTTTGTCGGCTACCCGATGGTGCCGGAAATTATATATGGTGGCGGCTTTTCCATACAGTATAAAAGCTGGGATCTCTCCGCATTCTTCCAGGGACAGGCAAGGGTATCCTTCTTCATTGATCCTAAAAGAGTCAGCCCTTTTGTGCAGAGTCCGGATTCCTATGTTTACGGCAATACGCAGCTGCTCAAACAGTTTGCGGATAGTCACTGGTCAGAAGACAACCAGGATATATACGCGCTTTATCCTCGTTTAGGGATCAATCGTAACGATATAGAGAATAACCTGCAGCCGAGTACCTGGTGGCTGAGGGATGGTTCTTATCTGCGTCTTAAATCCGCAGAAATCGGTTACTCATTACCAGCACCTGTCATCAAGCGACTGGGCATCCAGAAATGCAGAATTTATTTGAATGGGATGAACCTGCTTACCTGGAGTTCTTTCAAGCTGTGGGATCCGGAATTGGGTGGCAGCGGCTTCGCATATCCTATTCAGAAAGTATTTAATGCCGGTCTCAATGTCAACCTCTAA
- a CDS encoding SGNH/GDSL hydrolase family protein, with the protein MKKLFFYLLLLCVVTTNTYAQALRTFYVDFGPNDVTNGNITTSPDGNGNYWNNVTNAATTASSVYLVTNRNASSGAFINITAGFSTNGIQNGGLLSPNATLLKDFAINTATQDYFYTDNTAAFIIKGLDVSKGYVFNFFATRNDPEVRRSNYTLVGKTTYTATLQTSGTNLGGTGYNGNNSTILTTGTIVPDIKGQIAITVKREAGAFGYIGVLKIEEVRTPVTPLKTVYVDFGPNDVTNGNITTSPDQNGNYWNNVTNINTTAPRVNFVDKANAATGAYATITTSFLSNGIQNGGLLSPNAALLGDVAVPAATQDYFYTTGSSDLSIRGLDKTKGYVFNLFGTRNDPEKRVTTYSLTGATFYNGTLQTSGTDLGGTGYNGNNKTIWTSDIIMPDDNGHINLTVTRTEGAFGYLGVMKMQQVDPVAFEPACLTKDISRIAIMGSSVPSGTGATNNQGYAQLYAQLLTARAGSGVGQTWNVSNISIPGNNTISVINRWDKDLLPVCGKYVIYALSLGNEGITTGGQATFNQFRDNLKLLINKARQQGIEPIITNCYSREDYTATEYNFVKQMNLLIHSWNVASVNLLGALDNGAGKWATGYKSDDLHPNDAGHQEFKYAIVPSLFDALKAGKTQPYKINGTSLSLSASSGYKLQIKPEEILHSFTYSYDIQTSSTGQVLLITTAAGQNKLTINASGKIDYTSASSAGIPGITVLNNNQWHKVTLTHYYAMGKTLLYVDKVLQGSVNEKIVPTMFDLNGANAPAANYSTLLLYRSGMVAEEINAMVDGNLLKSSLEIYAPLDGAGVFGSDPVINLAQSTNTVKQIAAVAALAATDTHPEEVARTIAVYPNPAQTTLYISGLKTPVSIKIYNNSGQLELSSFGKSIAVDHLKTGVYLIQLKSTGINQVLKFVKQ; encoded by the coding sequence ATGAAAAAACTATTTTTCTATCTTTTACTGCTTTGTGTTGTCACGACCAACACCTATGCCCAGGCCCTCAGGACTTTCTATGTAGATTTCGGCCCGAATGATGTCACTAATGGCAATATCACCACGAGCCCGGACGGCAACGGGAACTACTGGAACAATGTTACCAATGCTGCAACAACTGCTTCGTCAGTATACCTGGTAACAAACAGGAACGCATCTTCGGGTGCGTTTATAAATATTACCGCCGGATTTAGCACTAATGGTATTCAAAATGGCGGCTTATTATCACCAAATGCCACCTTACTAAAGGATTTTGCGATCAACACAGCTACGCAGGATTATTTTTATACAGACAATACCGCCGCCTTTATCATAAAAGGGCTGGATGTCAGTAAGGGCTATGTCTTTAACTTTTTTGCTACGCGTAATGATCCGGAAGTGCGCCGGTCCAACTACACACTTGTTGGTAAAACGACCTATACTGCTACATTGCAGACCTCCGGAACAAATTTAGGCGGAACAGGCTATAATGGTAATAACAGCACAATCCTGACCACCGGTACGATTGTCCCTGATATAAAAGGCCAGATTGCCATCACCGTTAAAAGAGAAGCGGGTGCTTTCGGCTATATCGGTGTGCTGAAAATTGAGGAGGTCAGGACGCCTGTGACGCCTTTAAAAACAGTATATGTTGATTTTGGTCCTAATGATGTTACCAACGGGAATATTACTACGAGTCCTGATCAGAATGGTAACTACTGGAACAATGTAACCAACATCAATACGACTGCTCCACGGGTTAATTTTGTAGATAAAGCAAATGCAGCTACCGGGGCATATGCTACGATTACTACCAGTTTTCTTTCCAATGGTATTCAGAATGGCGGTTTACTGTCACCGAATGCAGCTTTGCTGGGTGATGTAGCTGTTCCTGCTGCTACACAGGACTATTTTTACACAACCGGATCATCTGATCTTTCTATAAGAGGTCTGGATAAAACAAAAGGCTACGTCTTTAATTTGTTTGGTACCCGGAATGATCCTGAAAAACGCGTTACCACTTATTCGCTGACAGGCGCTACATTCTACAACGGAACGCTGCAAACCTCAGGAACAGATCTGGGCGGAACGGGGTACAATGGTAATAACAAAACCATCTGGACCTCAGATATTATCATGCCTGATGACAATGGTCATATCAACCTGACGGTCACCAGAACAGAAGGTGCATTTGGTTACCTGGGCGTGATGAAAATGCAACAGGTAGACCCAGTTGCTTTTGAACCAGCTTGTCTTACAAAAGATATCAGCCGCATCGCTATTATGGGTTCTTCTGTTCCTTCTGGTACGGGGGCGACCAACAACCAGGGATATGCCCAGTTATATGCGCAGTTGCTTACCGCCCGTGCCGGCAGTGGAGTAGGGCAGACCTGGAATGTGTCGAATATTTCCATTCCGGGTAATAATACCATTAGTGTGATAAACAGGTGGGATAAGGACCTGTTACCGGTTTGCGGTAAATATGTAATTTATGCACTGTCATTGGGAAACGAAGGCATCACTACTGGCGGACAAGCGACATTCAATCAGTTCAGGGACAATTTGAAACTGCTGATCAATAAAGCAAGACAGCAGGGGATTGAACCAATCATTACCAACTGTTACAGCCGGGAAGATTATACCGCAACCGAGTACAACTTTGTTAAACAGATGAACTTATTGATTCATTCCTGGAACGTTGCCAGTGTAAATTTATTAGGAGCGCTGGACAATGGAGCCGGTAAATGGGCTACTGGTTATAAAAGCGATGATCTGCATCCGAATGATGCCGGACACCAGGAGTTTAAGTATGCCATTGTTCCTTCTTTGTTTGATGCCCTGAAGGCAGGCAAAACCCAGCCCTATAAAATAAACGGTACCTCTTTAAGTTTGAGTGCCAGCAGCGGATATAAATTGCAGATCAAACCGGAAGAGATCCTGCATTCCTTTACTTATTCTTATGACATACAGACTTCGTCCACAGGACAGGTATTGCTGATCACAACTGCAGCCGGGCAGAACAAATTAACAATCAATGCTTCGGGTAAAATAGATTATACGTCTGCTTCCTCAGCCGGTATTCCGGGTATTACTGTGCTCAACAACAATCAATGGCATAAAGTCACCCTGACGCATTATTATGCAATGGGCAAAACCCTGTTATATGTGGATAAGGTATTGCAGGGTTCAGTCAACGAAAAGATAGTACCAACGATGTTCGACCTGAATGGAGCTAATGCCCCTGCGGCGAACTACAGTACCTTACTCCTTTATCGTTCCGGTATGGTCGCAGAGGAGATTAACGCGATGGTAGATGGTAATTTGCTCAAATCGAGTCTTGAAATTTATGCGCCGCTGGATGGTGCAGGTGTCTTTGGCAGTGATCCTGTTATCAACCTGGCACAAAGTACTAATACTGTAAAGCAGATAGCTGCTGTTGCGGCACTGGCTGCTACGGATACCCATCCGGAAGAAGTAGCAAGAACTATTGCCGTGTATCCGAATCCGGCCCAGACGACCCTATATATAAGTGGGCTCAAAACACCTGTAAGTATTAAAATATATAATAATTCGGGTCAGCTGGAGCTGAGCTCCTTCGGGAAATCGATCGCGGTCGACCATCTGAAAACAGGCGTATATTTAATACAACTGAAATCAACAGGGATTAACCAGGTCTTGAAATTTGTCAAACAATAG
- a CDS encoding RNA polymerase sigma-70 factor has protein sequence MGYGQYTDEELLQGLQQSKKGAYNEIYNRYWKRMLIVALNHSEDDYTAKDIVQEVFIDLWEKRNSYEIRNLAAYLATAVKFQVFKYYRKEQRRALLAKENYVFDDRYEEEGQLHARFLKDMIDGIVEELPEKCRLVFHYSRNLGLKNEEIAERTGITKKTVENTLNRALRIIRGKLRNHGIPLLTIAQILLLRK, from the coding sequence ATGGGATACGGACAATACACAGATGAAGAACTGTTGCAAGGCCTTCAACAAAGTAAAAAAGGCGCCTATAACGAGATTTACAACAGGTATTGGAAGAGAATGCTCATTGTCGCATTAAATCACAGTGAGGACGATTATACTGCCAAAGACATTGTGCAGGAGGTGTTCATTGACCTCTGGGAGAAGCGTAATAGCTACGAGATCCGGAATCTGGCTGCTTATCTGGCCACTGCCGTTAAATTCCAGGTATTTAAATATTACCGGAAGGAGCAGCGTCGTGCACTGCTCGCAAAGGAAAACTACGTTTTTGACGATCGTTATGAAGAGGAAGGGCAATTACATGCCCGCTTTTTAAAAGATATGATTGACGGCATTGTAGAAGAATTGCCGGAAAAATGCCGCCTGGTATTCCATTACAGCCGGAATCTGGGGCTTAAAAATGAGGAAATCGCCGAAAGGACCGGCATCACCAAGAAAACGGTGGAAAATACATTAAACAGGGCATTGCGCATTATCCGTGGTAAACTGAGAAACCATGGTATCCCATTACTGACGATCGCCCAGATCTTATTGCTCCGAAAATAA
- a CDS encoding RagB/SusD family nutrient uptake outer membrane protein, with amino-acid sequence MKSLYKYLCLIGLLLSGNGCKKYLDVVPPDVGTLDYAFRSRNEAENYLFACYNAIQNLNDLNRSPGFTMSSEIIFPMNLPGNPIDITGFALITGTQNAGNPGLNYWDGSGNGIAMYKAIRKCNTMLENIDKPADLPAEEKIRWIAETKFLKAYYHYYLLRLYGPIPIVDKNLPVEASPEEVKVKRQPVDVVVNYITALLDEAIPDLPATIDNPAKELGRVTKAAAMAIKAEMLMTAASPLFNGNPDYSNFKDQEGTALFSPYDAAKWQKAAAACKAAIDVCEGVGLRLNNTFIPAPGVGNLPDKIRQELVFQTSLTQRWDINTELIWSLNAIWHGQEYCIPRMTQRANQNDNDNPAYFAVPISTTDLFYTNNGVPIEQDKNWDYGGRNQLQMGDAENAPYIKQGYTTIKAHFNRETRFYASIGFDGGIWFGNGILDGANPHYVEARGQSSLAGPKTLQKTNITGYWPKKLANYLTVYDNGFNWTDFSMPVMRMSGLYLLYAEALNEVNGPTAEALSYVDRVRERAGLLGVTDAWTRYAKDPNKPNSKDGLRDIIHQERRIELCFEGQSGWDLRRWKELQMVLSAPLKGWSVYEDQAINYYRAKNVEIPVFGTRDYLWPISTNSLVVNSNLVQNPAW; translated from the coding sequence ATGAAATCATTATATAAATATTTATGCCTGATCGGTTTGTTGCTGTCCGGCAACGGCTGTAAAAAATACCTGGATGTGGTACCGCCTGATGTGGGTACGCTGGATTATGCATTCAGAAGCAGAAATGAAGCGGAAAATTATCTCTTTGCCTGTTATAATGCGATACAGAATCTCAATGACCTTAACAGAAGCCCTGGCTTCACCATGTCTTCAGAGATCATCTTTCCAATGAATCTGCCTGGCAATCCGATTGATATAACCGGGTTTGCATTGATTACCGGTACACAGAACGCAGGTAATCCGGGATTAAACTACTGGGATGGTAGCGGTAACGGTATCGCTATGTATAAGGCCATCCGGAAATGTAATACCATGCTGGAGAATATTGATAAACCGGCGGATCTGCCAGCTGAAGAGAAAATCAGATGGATTGCGGAGACCAAATTCTTAAAAGCATATTACCACTACTACCTGTTGCGTCTCTATGGCCCTATACCGATAGTAGATAAAAATCTGCCGGTAGAGGCCAGTCCGGAGGAAGTGAAAGTGAAACGGCAGCCGGTTGATGTAGTCGTGAATTACATCACAGCACTGCTGGATGAAGCAATACCAGATTTACCTGCCACCATCGATAACCCTGCCAAGGAGTTAGGCAGAGTGACGAAAGCAGCGGCAATGGCCATTAAAGCAGAAATGCTGATGACGGCCGCCAGTCCTTTGTTCAATGGAAATCCTGACTATTCCAATTTTAAAGACCAAGAAGGGACCGCACTTTTCTCCCCTTATGATGCTGCTAAATGGCAAAAAGCAGCTGCCGCATGTAAAGCAGCGATCGATGTATGCGAAGGTGTAGGCTTACGGCTGAATAACACCTTTATACCCGCACCTGGTGTCGGTAACCTACCGGACAAGATCAGGCAGGAACTTGTTTTCCAGACCTCGCTGACGCAACGCTGGGATATCAATACAGAACTGATCTGGTCTTTAAATGCGATATGGCACGGACAGGAGTATTGCATACCCCGTATGACGCAGCGTGCGAACCAGAATGACAATGATAACCCAGCCTACTTTGCGGTGCCTATCTCCACGACTGATCTGTTTTATACTAATAATGGCGTGCCGATAGAACAGGATAAAAACTGGGATTACGGTGGCCGTAATCAGTTACAGATGGGAGATGCTGAAAATGCACCCTACATTAAACAGGGTTATACGACCATTAAAGCCCATTTTAACCGGGAGACAAGGTTCTATGCCAGCATCGGGTTTGATGGCGGTATATGGTTTGGAAATGGCATCCTGGATGGCGCTAACCCGCATTATGTGGAAGCACGCGGACAATCCTCACTTGCTGGTCCGAAGACATTACAGAAAACCAATATCACCGGTTACTGGCCTAAAAAGCTGGCCAACTATCTCACCGTATATGATAACGGGTTTAACTGGACGGACTTCTCTATGCCGGTAATGCGTATGTCAGGTCTTTATCTGCTGTATGCGGAAGCGCTTAACGAAGTAAACGGACCGACGGCAGAGGCTTTGTCCTATGTTGACAGGGTAAGGGAACGTGCCGGCCTGCTGGGTGTAACAGATGCCTGGACCCGGTATGCAAAAGATCCTAACAAACCAAACAGCAAAGACGGTTTAAGAGATATCATCCACCAGGAACGCCGTATCGAACTCTGTTTTGAAGGTCAGAGCGGATGGGACCTGAGAAGATGGAAAGAGTTGCAGATGGTATTAAGCGCTCCCCTGAAAGGATGGAGTGTCTATGAAGACCAGGCCATCAACTATTACCGGGCGAAGAACGTGGAGATACCTGTGTTTGGTACCCGCGACTACCTGTGGCCGATATCAACAAACAGCCTTGTTGTAAACAGCAATCTCGTTCAGAATCCGGCCTGGTAA
- a CDS encoding FecR family protein, translating into MDLQRINELVKKYTDGTATEAEEEELNAWYREKSYHDAVSYEKEDEVYHEMLSRIHEATGLNTSSRNWKKWAVAAAVAFIAITATSIYFTKHRPKQQLVQKGIDTTGKQLAGGAILTLSNGSQVLLSDAANGDIATQGNVTVTKAANGQLIYNIKGGEQQEGSNGALAYNVISTPAGSQFMVVLPDKTTVWLNAMSSLKFPVTFSNASERRITLTGEAYFQVTHDEKMPFRVVTGSVITEDLGTEFNIKAYGDEPGISTTLVSGAARVIAGEQQASLRPGEQANYQSAMKVSKVNIDDVIAWKDGYFRFDDQSLETIMKAMSRWYNVSYIFEDQSLRSETFGVVATRQSNISVLLNLLENTGAARFRQEGTTIMISRK; encoded by the coding sequence ATGGATTTACAGAGAATTAATGAGTTAGTTAAGAAATATACCGATGGCACAGCTACCGAAGCCGAAGAGGAGGAGCTGAATGCCTGGTATAGGGAAAAGTCATACCATGATGCTGTATCCTATGAAAAGGAGGATGAGGTTTACCACGAAATGCTGTCCCGTATCCATGAAGCGACCGGTTTGAACACCTCTTCCCGGAACTGGAAAAAATGGGCGGTCGCTGCCGCTGTGGCATTCATTGCCATTACAGCCACCAGTATATATTTTACAAAACACAGGCCCAAGCAGCAGCTTGTACAAAAAGGGATTGATACGACCGGTAAACAGCTGGCAGGTGGCGCCATTCTGACACTTTCCAATGGTAGCCAGGTGTTGCTTTCTGACGCTGCAAACGGCGATATCGCCACTCAGGGTAATGTGACTGTTACAAAAGCTGCTAATGGTCAGCTGATATATAATATTAAGGGAGGAGAACAACAGGAAGGTAGCAATGGGGCGCTCGCTTATAACGTGATCAGTACGCCTGCTGGTAGTCAGTTTATGGTCGTGTTGCCGGATAAGACGACGGTCTGGCTCAATGCGATGTCCAGTCTGAAGTTTCCTGTCACATTTTCCAATGCCAGCGAGCGCCGTATCACATTAACCGGTGAAGCTTATTTCCAGGTAACGCACGACGAAAAGATGCCGTTCAGGGTAGTCACAGGATCGGTTATTACGGAAGACCTGGGAACGGAGTTTAATATCAAAGCCTATGGAGATGAACCGGGTATCAGTACAACCCTGGTCAGTGGCGCTGCACGGGTAATTGCCGGTGAGCAGCAGGCTTCACTCAGACCGGGCGAACAGGCAAATTATCAGAGCGCCATGAAAGTATCCAAAGTGAATATTGACGACGTGATTGCATGGAAAGATGGTTATTTCCGTTTTGATGATCAGTCGCTGGAAACCATTATGAAAGCAATGTCCCGCTGGTACAATGTCAGTTATATTTTTGAAGATCAAAGCCTGCGTAGTGAAACCTTTGGTGTGGTAGCTACCCGCCAGAGTAATATCTCTGTACTGCTTAATCTCCTTGAAAACACCGGGGCCGCCCGCTTCCGGCAGGAAGGAACCACCATTATGATCAGTAGAAAGTAA